A window of the Cucurbita pepo subsp. pepo cultivar mu-cu-16 chromosome LG01, ASM280686v2, whole genome shotgun sequence genome harbors these coding sequences:
- the LOC111795456 gene encoding probable serine/threonine-protein kinase PIX7 isoform X1 produces MGLAPNGSKAETWIEGKSRTAREKKKKKKKKENELEKEETGCWVRLKFIRSCIPSRSKVDSSLSGSKVDSFISSTTTHCDSKSKLDEKKVILFTALGSSATTDNAESSSSTPKLSAELKVASRLRKFTFNELKLATRNFRPESLLGEGGFGCVFKGWIEENGTAPAKPGTGLTVAVKTLNHDGLQGHKEWMAEVNFLGDLNHSNLVRLIGCCIEDDQRLLVYEFMPRGSLENHLFRKGPLPLPWSIRMKIALGAAKGLAFLHEEAERPVIYRDFKTSNILLDADYNAKLSDFGLAKDGPEGDKTHVSTRVMGTYGYAAPEYVMTGHLTSKSDVYSFGVVLLEMLTGRRSMDKNRPNGEHNLVEWARPLLGDKRKFYRLIDPRLECHFSIKGAQKAAELAAHCLSRDPKVRPVMSEVVETLKPLPNLKDMASSSYYFQTMQADRARSNPNAKSVVRTQSMLVARNGQHIRSLSSPNGPHASPYNYPQQSPKPDRRQPQ; encoded by the exons ATGGGTTTGGCACCTAATGGCTCGAAGGCCGAGACGTGGATTGAGGGCAAGTCAAGAACAGcaagggagaagaagaagaagaagaagaagaaggaaaacgagttggagaaggaggagactggatgttgggttaggttgaagTTCATTAGGAGTTGCATTCCTTCTAGATCAAAGGTTGATAGTTCTTTAAGTGGATCAAAGGTCGATAGCTTCATTAGTAGCACCACTACCCATTGCG ATAGTAAATCTAAACTCGATGAAAAGAAAGTTATTCTGTTTACTGCATTGGGGTCATCAGCGACAACTGATAATGCTGAAAGTAGCTCGTCCACGCCCAAGCTTAGTGCCGAGCTGAAGGTTGCTTCTCGGCTTCGTAAGTTCACTTTTAATGAGCTTAAGTTAGCCACAAGAAATTTCAGACCTGAGAGCCTTCTCGGCGAGGGAGGTTTTGGTTGTGTTTTCAAAGGATGGATTGAGGAGAATGGAACTGCTCCTGCTAAACCGGGAACTGGGCTTACAGTTGCAGTCAAGACTCTTAATCATGACGGTCTACAAGGTCATAAAGAGTGGATG GCTGAAGTTAACTTCCTTGGTGATCTCAACCATTCTAATCTTGTGAGATTGATTGGTTGCTGCATTGAAGATGATCAAAGGTTATTAGTTTACGAGTTCATGCCTCGTGGAAGTTTGGAGAACCACCTCTTCAGAA AAGGGCCCTTGCCACTTCCTTGGTCCATTAGAATGAAGATTGCACTTGGTGCTGCTAAAGGCCTTGCTTTTCTTCATGAAGAAGCTGAAAGACCAGTGATATATCgcgattttaaaacgtctaatattttattagatgCG GATTACAACGCTAAACTCTCGGATTTTGGACTTGCAAAAGATGGTCCTGAGGGTGACAAAACTCATGTTTCAACTCGGGTTATGGGAACCTATGGTTATGCAGCTCCAGAATATGTGATGACTG GGCATTTGACATCAAAAAGCGATGTGTACAGTTTTGGAGTTGTCTTGCTCGAAATGCTAACGGGTCGAAGATCAATGGATAAAAATAGACCGAATGGGGAGCACAACCTTGTCGAATGGGCTAGACCCCTACTTGGAGACAAGAGGAAGTTCTACCGGCTGATAGATCCCCGCCTTGAATGTCACTTCTCGATCAAAGGTGCACAAAAAGCTGCAGAACTTGCAGCTCACTGCCTTAGTAGAGATCCTAAAGTCAGACCTGTGATGAGTGAAGTGGTTGAAACTTTAAAACCTTTGCCAAACCTCAAGGACATGGCTAGTTCTTCCTATTACTTCCAAACCATGCAAGCAGACCGTGCCAGGTCCAATCCCAATGCTAAAAGTGTCGTTCGTACCCAGTCGATGTTGGTGGCAAGGAACGGGCAACACATTAGAAGCTTATCAAGTCCAAATGGTCCTCATGCTTCTCCATATAATTATCCTCAGCAGTCACCAAAACCTGACAGGAGACAACCTCAATAA
- the LOC111810956 gene encoding translation factor GUF1 homolog, mitochondrial isoform X1 — protein sequence MGFFRKASQGIRPKCFHLWRTSSFLRGSIVNSRICPHRFALSQAFCSPSRQKSKEVDLDLSQYPPERIRNFSIIAHVDHGKSTLADRLLELTGTIKRGHGQPQYLDKLQVERERGITVKAQTATMFHKYNPVGDNASEQPPFLINLIDTPGHVDFSYEVSRSLAACQGALLVVDAAQGVQAQTVANFYLAFESNLTIIPVINKIDQPTADPDRVKAQLKSMFDLDSAHALLTSAKTGQGLEHVLPAIIERIPPPPGKSSSPLRMLLLDSYYDEYKGVICHVAVVDGVLRKGDKISSAATGQAYEVLDVGIMHPELTSTGILLTGQVGYVVSGMRSTKEARIGDTLHQSKTVVEPLPGFRPVKHMVFSGLYPADGSDFDALNHAIERLTCNDASVSVTKETSTALGLGFRCGFLGLLHMDVFHQRLEQEYGAHVISTVPTVPYIFEYSDGSKAQVQNPAALPSNPNKRVTVGWEPTVLATIIFPSEYVGAVITLCSERRGHQLEYSFIDSQRAFMKYRLPLREIVVDFYNELKSITSGYASFDYEDSEYQQADLVKLDILLNGQPVDAMATIVHNLKAQRVGRELVDKLKKFIDRQMFEITIQAAIGSKIIARETISAMRKNVLAKCYGGDVTRKRKLLEKQKEGKKRMKRVGSVDIPQEAFHEILKVS from the exons atgggtttttttaGAAAAGCATCACAAGGCATTAGGCCTAAATGCTTCCATCTATGGCGAACTTCCTCTTTTCTTAGAGGCAGTATTGTAAATTCTAGGATTTGTCCTCATCGTTTTGCTTTGAGCCAAGCATTTTGCTCTCCTTCTCGACAGAAAAGCAAAGAAGTCGATTTAGATTTGAGTCAGTACCCTCCCGAGCGGATTAGAAACTTTTCTATAATCGCTCATGTGGATCATGGCAAGTCTACACTGGCTGATCGTCTCTTGGAGCTCACTGGTACTATTAAGCGAGGCCATGGTCAGCCTCAATACCTCGATAAATTGCAG gtggagagggagaggggaaTTACTGTTAAAGCTCAGACTGCAACCATGTTTCACAAGTATAATCCTGTGGGTGACAACGCTAGCGAACAGCCTCCTTTCTTGATAAACCTCATTGACACACCTGGCCATGTTGATTTCAGCTATGAAGTATCTAGATCCTTAGCAGCTTGCCAGGGTGCCCTTTTGGTTGTGGATGCTGCCCAAGGTGTTCAAGCACAAACAGTGGCTAATTTTTATCTAGCTTTTGAATCTAATTTAACAATTATACCAgttattaacaaaattgacCAGCCAACTGCTGATCCTGATCGTGTTAAGGCTCAACTGAAATCAATGTTTGACCTTGATTCTGCACATGCTCTGTTGACATCTGCCAAAACAGGGCAAGGTCTTGAGCATGTCCTTCCTGCTATCATAGAGCGCATACCTCCACCTCCTGGAAAGAGTTCTTCCCCTTTGCGAATGCTTTTATTAGATTCGTACTATGATGAATACAAGGGAGTGATATGCCATGTTGCTGTTGTTGACGGTGTTCTGCGCAAGGGGGATAAGATTTCTTCTGCAGCCACTGGCCAAGCTTATGAAGTCTTGGATGTTGGGATCATGCATCCGGAACTTACTAGTACAGGAATTCTTCTTACTGGTCAAGTGGGCTATGTTGTGAGTGGAATGCGTTCTACTAAAGAAGCACGAATTGGTGATACACTTCATCAGAGTAAAACTGTTGTTGAACCCCTTCCTG GTTTTAGGCCTGTAAAACACATGGTTTTCTCTGGTCTATATCCAGCAGACGGGTCAGATTTTGATGCACTCAATCATGCAATAGAGAGACTTACATGTAATGATGCCAGTGTCTCTGTGACTAAGGAGACTAGCACAGCATTAGGGCTTGGTTTCAG GTGTGGTTTCTTAGGATTACTTCACATGGATGTTTTTCATCAGCGGCTTGAACAG GAATATGGAGCTCATGTTATTTCTACTGTTCCAACAGTGCCTTACATTTTTGAGTACTCTGATGGAAG CAAAGCACAAGTTCAAAATCCTGCTGCATTGCCATCAAATCCCAATAAGCGAGTGACTGTTGGTTGGGAACCTACAGTATTGGCTACAATTATCTTTCCTAGTGA ATATGTTGGGGCTGTAATTACACTTTGTTCTGAGCGGAGGGGTCATCAGTTAGAGTACTCATTCATCGATAG TCAAAGGGCATTTATGAAGTATCGCTTACCTTTAAGGGAAATTGTTGTTGACTTCTACAATGAATTAAAGAGTATAACATCAGGATATGCATCATTTGATTACGAGGACTCAGA GTATCAGCAAGCAGATTTGGTGAAACTCGATATCCTATTGAACGGGCAGCCAGTTGATGCTATGGCAACCattgttcataatttaaagGCACAAAGGGTGGGACGTGAATTGGTGGATAAGCTGAAGAAATTCATCGACAg GCAAATGTTTGAGATAACGATACAAGCTGCGATCGGATCTAAGATCATTGCAAGAGAAAC GATCTCGGCTATGAGGAAAAACGTTCTTGCAAAGTGTTATGGTGGGGATGTTACTCGGAAGAGGAAGCTGTTGGAGAAACAAAAGGAAGGGAAAAAACGAATGAAACGTGTTGGCTCTGTTGATATTCCTCAGGAAGCATTTCACGAAATTCTGAAGGTCTCATAG
- the LOC111810956 gene encoding translation factor GUF1 homolog, mitochondrial isoform X2 has product MFHKYNPVGDNASEQPPFLINLIDTPGHVDFSYEVSRSLAACQGALLVVDAAQGVQAQTVANFYLAFESNLTIIPVINKIDQPTADPDRVKAQLKSMFDLDSAHALLTSAKTGQGLEHVLPAIIERIPPPPGKSSSPLRMLLLDSYYDEYKGVICHVAVVDGVLRKGDKISSAATGQAYEVLDVGIMHPELTSTGILLTGQVGYVVSGMRSTKEARIGDTLHQSKTVVEPLPGFRPVKHMVFSGLYPADGSDFDALNHAIERLTCNDASVSVTKETSTALGLGFRCGFLGLLHMDVFHQRLEQEYGAHVISTVPTVPYIFEYSDGSKAQVQNPAALPSNPNKRVTVGWEPTVLATIIFPSEYVGAVITLCSERRGHQLEYSFIDSQRAFMKYRLPLREIVVDFYNELKSITSGYASFDYEDSEYQQADLVKLDILLNGQPVDAMATIVHNLKAQRVGRELVDKLKKFIDRQMFEITIQAAIGSKIIARETISAMRKNVLAKCYGGDVTRKRKLLEKQKEGKKRMKRVGSVDIPQEAFHEILKVS; this is encoded by the exons ATGTTTCACAAGTATAATCCTGTGGGTGACAACGCTAGCGAACAGCCTCCTTTCTTGATAAACCTCATTGACACACCTGGCCATGTTGATTTCAGCTATGAAGTATCTAGATCCTTAGCAGCTTGCCAGGGTGCCCTTTTGGTTGTGGATGCTGCCCAAGGTGTTCAAGCACAAACAGTGGCTAATTTTTATCTAGCTTTTGAATCTAATTTAACAATTATACCAgttattaacaaaattgacCAGCCAACTGCTGATCCTGATCGTGTTAAGGCTCAACTGAAATCAATGTTTGACCTTGATTCTGCACATGCTCTGTTGACATCTGCCAAAACAGGGCAAGGTCTTGAGCATGTCCTTCCTGCTATCATAGAGCGCATACCTCCACCTCCTGGAAAGAGTTCTTCCCCTTTGCGAATGCTTTTATTAGATTCGTACTATGATGAATACAAGGGAGTGATATGCCATGTTGCTGTTGTTGACGGTGTTCTGCGCAAGGGGGATAAGATTTCTTCTGCAGCCACTGGCCAAGCTTATGAAGTCTTGGATGTTGGGATCATGCATCCGGAACTTACTAGTACAGGAATTCTTCTTACTGGTCAAGTGGGCTATGTTGTGAGTGGAATGCGTTCTACTAAAGAAGCACGAATTGGTGATACACTTCATCAGAGTAAAACTGTTGTTGAACCCCTTCCTG GTTTTAGGCCTGTAAAACACATGGTTTTCTCTGGTCTATATCCAGCAGACGGGTCAGATTTTGATGCACTCAATCATGCAATAGAGAGACTTACATGTAATGATGCCAGTGTCTCTGTGACTAAGGAGACTAGCACAGCATTAGGGCTTGGTTTCAG GTGTGGTTTCTTAGGATTACTTCACATGGATGTTTTTCATCAGCGGCTTGAACAG GAATATGGAGCTCATGTTATTTCTACTGTTCCAACAGTGCCTTACATTTTTGAGTACTCTGATGGAAG CAAAGCACAAGTTCAAAATCCTGCTGCATTGCCATCAAATCCCAATAAGCGAGTGACTGTTGGTTGGGAACCTACAGTATTGGCTACAATTATCTTTCCTAGTGA ATATGTTGGGGCTGTAATTACACTTTGTTCTGAGCGGAGGGGTCATCAGTTAGAGTACTCATTCATCGATAG TCAAAGGGCATTTATGAAGTATCGCTTACCTTTAAGGGAAATTGTTGTTGACTTCTACAATGAATTAAAGAGTATAACATCAGGATATGCATCATTTGATTACGAGGACTCAGA GTATCAGCAAGCAGATTTGGTGAAACTCGATATCCTATTGAACGGGCAGCCAGTTGATGCTATGGCAACCattgttcataatttaaagGCACAAAGGGTGGGACGTGAATTGGTGGATAAGCTGAAGAAATTCATCGACAg GCAAATGTTTGAGATAACGATACAAGCTGCGATCGGATCTAAGATCATTGCAAGAGAAAC GATCTCGGCTATGAGGAAAAACGTTCTTGCAAAGTGTTATGGTGGGGATGTTACTCGGAAGAGGAAGCTGTTGGAGAAACAAAAGGAAGGGAAAAAACGAATGAAACGTGTTGGCTCTGTTGATATTCCTCAGGAAGCATTTCACGAAATTCTGAAGGTCTCATAG
- the LOC111795456 gene encoding probable serine/threonine-protein kinase PIX7 isoform X2, which yields MGLAPNGSKAETWIEGKSRTAREKKKKKKKKENELEKEETGCWVRLKFIRSCIPSRSKVDSSLSGSKVDSFISSTTTHCDSKSKLDEKKVILFTALGSSATTDNAESSSSTPKLSAELKVASRLRKFTFNELKLATRNFRPESLLGEGGFGCVFKGWIEENGTAPAKPGTGLTVAVKTLNHDGLQGHKEWMAEVNFLGDLNHSNLVRLIGCCIEDDQRLLVYEFMPRGSLENHLFRRPLPLPWSIRMKIALGAAKGLAFLHEEAERPVIYRDFKTSNILLDADYNAKLSDFGLAKDGPEGDKTHVSTRVMGTYGYAAPEYVMTGHLTSKSDVYSFGVVLLEMLTGRRSMDKNRPNGEHNLVEWARPLLGDKRKFYRLIDPRLECHFSIKGAQKAAELAAHCLSRDPKVRPVMSEVVETLKPLPNLKDMASSSYYFQTMQADRARSNPNAKSVVRTQSMLVARNGQHIRSLSSPNGPHASPYNYPQQSPKPDRRQPQ from the exons ATGGGTTTGGCACCTAATGGCTCGAAGGCCGAGACGTGGATTGAGGGCAAGTCAAGAACAGcaagggagaagaagaagaagaagaagaagaaggaaaacgagttggagaaggaggagactggatgttgggttaggttgaagTTCATTAGGAGTTGCATTCCTTCTAGATCAAAGGTTGATAGTTCTTTAAGTGGATCAAAGGTCGATAGCTTCATTAGTAGCACCACTACCCATTGCG ATAGTAAATCTAAACTCGATGAAAAGAAAGTTATTCTGTTTACTGCATTGGGGTCATCAGCGACAACTGATAATGCTGAAAGTAGCTCGTCCACGCCCAAGCTTAGTGCCGAGCTGAAGGTTGCTTCTCGGCTTCGTAAGTTCACTTTTAATGAGCTTAAGTTAGCCACAAGAAATTTCAGACCTGAGAGCCTTCTCGGCGAGGGAGGTTTTGGTTGTGTTTTCAAAGGATGGATTGAGGAGAATGGAACTGCTCCTGCTAAACCGGGAACTGGGCTTACAGTTGCAGTCAAGACTCTTAATCATGACGGTCTACAAGGTCATAAAGAGTGGATG GCTGAAGTTAACTTCCTTGGTGATCTCAACCATTCTAATCTTGTGAGATTGATTGGTTGCTGCATTGAAGATGATCAAAGGTTATTAGTTTACGAGTTCATGCCTCGTGGAAGTTTGGAGAACCACCTCTTCAGAA GGCCCTTGCCACTTCCTTGGTCCATTAGAATGAAGATTGCACTTGGTGCTGCTAAAGGCCTTGCTTTTCTTCATGAAGAAGCTGAAAGACCAGTGATATATCgcgattttaaaacgtctaatattttattagatgCG GATTACAACGCTAAACTCTCGGATTTTGGACTTGCAAAAGATGGTCCTGAGGGTGACAAAACTCATGTTTCAACTCGGGTTATGGGAACCTATGGTTATGCAGCTCCAGAATATGTGATGACTG GGCATTTGACATCAAAAAGCGATGTGTACAGTTTTGGAGTTGTCTTGCTCGAAATGCTAACGGGTCGAAGATCAATGGATAAAAATAGACCGAATGGGGAGCACAACCTTGTCGAATGGGCTAGACCCCTACTTGGAGACAAGAGGAAGTTCTACCGGCTGATAGATCCCCGCCTTGAATGTCACTTCTCGATCAAAGGTGCACAAAAAGCTGCAGAACTTGCAGCTCACTGCCTTAGTAGAGATCCTAAAGTCAGACCTGTGATGAGTGAAGTGGTTGAAACTTTAAAACCTTTGCCAAACCTCAAGGACATGGCTAGTTCTTCCTATTACTTCCAAACCATGCAAGCAGACCGTGCCAGGTCCAATCCCAATGCTAAAAGTGTCGTTCGTACCCAGTCGATGTTGGTGGCAAGGAACGGGCAACACATTAGAAGCTTATCAAGTCCAAATGGTCCTCATGCTTCTCCATATAATTATCCTCAGCAGTCACCAAAACCTGACAGGAGACAACCTCAATAA